Proteins encoded by one window of Candidatus Binataceae bacterium:
- a CDS encoding acyl-CoA dehydrogenase family protein — MVDFDFEPAILQRQQTFHAVAEQMMRPISRHYDEHEHARPREFEEQMWNAARMLGGVRGHVGERQPPAGTELKSVLNCLVTEELCWGDAGLFLSIPGPGLGGAAVMAAGTPEQKERFLRRFREGAPKWSAMAITEPGCGSDSAAITTSARREGDFWVLNGTKIFCTSGQLAVEQSEGFVVVWATLDAGAGRAAIKPFVVEHHTPGMSVLRVENKLGIRASNTTALLFEDCRVPLDNLLGSPEIKPAGGFKDVMATFDATRPVVAAMAIGVGRAALDFLGQFLAQQGITMRYGLGRQRLSALEREFMEMEVQLKAARLLAWRAAWLVDRGRRNNLEASMAKAKAGAVVTRITQKAVELMGPLGYSRQYLVEKWMRDAKITDIFEGTQQINLLIVARRILGYSSRELS; from the coding sequence ATGGTTGATTTCGATTTCGAGCCAGCAATCCTGCAGCGCCAGCAGACTTTCCATGCCGTGGCCGAACAGATGATGCGGCCGATTTCGCGCCATTACGACGAACATGAACATGCTCGCCCGCGCGAGTTCGAGGAGCAAATGTGGAATGCCGCGCGGATGTTGGGCGGAGTGCGCGGCCATGTCGGCGAGCGGCAGCCACCGGCGGGCACGGAACTCAAGAGCGTACTCAACTGCCTGGTGACCGAGGAATTGTGCTGGGGCGATGCCGGCCTGTTTCTGAGTATTCCCGGTCCTGGCCTGGGCGGCGCAGCGGTGATGGCGGCGGGGACGCCCGAGCAGAAGGAACGCTTCCTACGCCGTTTCCGCGAGGGCGCTCCCAAATGGTCGGCGATGGCCATTACGGAGCCGGGCTGCGGCTCGGACAGCGCCGCGATCACCACCAGCGCCCGTCGCGAAGGTGACTTCTGGGTCCTTAATGGAACCAAGATCTTCTGCACTTCGGGACAATTGGCGGTGGAGCAATCGGAGGGTTTCGTCGTGGTCTGGGCTACCCTGGACGCGGGAGCCGGACGCGCCGCGATCAAACCCTTCGTGGTCGAGCATCATACCCCCGGGATGAGCGTATTGCGGGTGGAAAACAAACTCGGCATCCGTGCCTCCAATACCACCGCGCTGCTGTTCGAGGACTGCCGCGTGCCGCTGGACAATCTGTTGGGTTCGCCCGAAATCAAGCCGGCGGGTGGATTCAAGGATGTGATGGCCACCTTTGACGCCACTCGCCCGGTGGTGGCCGCGATGGCGATCGGAGTAGGGCGCGCCGCGCTGGATTTTTTAGGCCAATTCCTCGCCCAGCAGGGAATCACGATGCGCTATGGTCTGGGCCGCCAGCGACTAAGCGCGTTGGAGCGCGAGTTTATGGAGATGGAAGTGCAACTCAAGGCGGCTCGCTTGCTGGCCTGGCGTGCGGCTTGGCTGGTTGACCGCGGCCGGCGCAACAACCTGGAAGCCTCGATGGCCAAGGCGAAGGCGGGCGCGGTAGTTACCCGCATCACGCAAAAGGCGGTAGAGCTGATGGGACCGCTGGGCTATTCGCGCCAATACCTGGTCGAGAAATGGATGCGCGACGCCAAGATCACCGATATTTTCGAAGGAACTCAGCAAATTAACCTGCTAATCGTGGCCCGGCGTATCCTAGGCTATAGCAGCCGCGAGCTGAGCTGA